One genomic segment of Thalassospiraceae bacterium LMO-SO8 includes these proteins:
- a CDS encoding (Fe-S)-binding protein, which produces MTEHSPIPANPPASPHVGLFATCLVDLMRPSVGFATVKLLEDAGCRVSVPEAQTCCGQPAYNSGDSPDARDIAKNVIAVFEGFDYVVAPSGSCAGMISHHYPNLFKDDAGWKARAEALAAKTFELVAFLADVMRADVRPPDLTATATYHDSCSGLRELGIKTQPRALLGKVGGLTLVEGDIPETCCGFGGLFCVKYPDISEKMVDAKADDILATGADLLLAGDLGCLMNMAGRLKRRGASVQARHIAEVLAGMTDRPAIGEADEDTA; this is translated from the coding sequence ATGACCGAACATTCCCCCATTCCGGCAAATCCGCCCGCTTCCCCGCATGTCGGCCTGTTCGCGACCTGCCTGGTTGACCTGATGCGGCCCAGCGTCGGCTTCGCCACGGTGAAGCTGCTGGAGGACGCGGGCTGCCGCGTGTCCGTGCCCGAGGCTCAGACCTGCTGCGGCCAGCCGGCCTATAATTCCGGCGACAGCCCGGACGCCCGCGACATCGCGAAGAACGTGATCGCCGTGTTCGAGGGCTTCGATTACGTGGTCGCCCCCTCCGGCTCCTGCGCCGGGATGATTTCCCACCACTATCCCAATCTGTTCAAGGACGACGCGGGATGGAAGGCGCGGGCCGAGGCGCTCGCCGCCAAGACGTTCGAGCTGGTCGCCTTCCTCGCCGACGTCATGCGGGCCGACGTCCGCCCGCCGGACCTGACCGCGACGGCGACCTATCACGACAGCTGCTCGGGCCTGCGCGAACTCGGCATCAAGACGCAGCCGCGCGCCCTGCTGGGCAAGGTCGGCGGCCTGACCCTGGTCGAGGGCGACATCCCGGAAACCTGCTGCGGTTTCGGCGGGCTGTTCTGCGTCAAGTATCCGGACATTTCCGAAAAGATGGTCGACGCCAAGGCCGATGACATCCTGGCCACGGGGGCGGACCTGCTGCTGGCCGGCGACCTGGGCTGCCTGATGAACATGGCCGGGCGGCTGAAGCGCCGGGGGGCGTCCGTTCAGGCCCGCCACATCGCCGAGGTCCTGGCCGGGATGACGGACCGGCCCGCCATCGGCGAAGCGGACGAGGACACGGCCTGA
- the hisH gene encoding imidazole glycerol phosphate synthase subunit HisH — MTIALIDYGSGNLRSAAKAVERVVRELGRSDAVVVTADPDAVARADRVVLPGVGAFADCRAGIAAIDGMMDALNEAVITRAQPFLGICVGMQLMATTGYEFGETPGFGWIPGAVRALDPADKTLKIPHMGWNELFWVGYREHPVLKDLANGQHAYFVHSYQMLPEISEHLLAVTDYGGPVTAAVGRDNLVGTQFHPEKSQAVGLKLIENFLKWAP; from the coding sequence ATGACCATCGCCCTCATCGATTACGGTTCCGGCAACCTGCGTTCCGCCGCCAAGGCGGTCGAGCGGGTGGTGCGCGAACTCGGCCGGTCGGACGCCGTCGTCGTGACCGCCGATCCGGACGCGGTCGCCCGGGCCGACCGCGTGGTGCTGCCCGGCGTCGGCGCCTTCGCCGACTGCCGCGCCGGCATCGCCGCCATCGACGGCATGATGGACGCCCTGAACGAGGCGGTGATCACCCGCGCCCAGCCCTTTCTCGGCATCTGCGTCGGCATGCAGCTGATGGCGACCACGGGATATGAATTCGGCGAAACCCCCGGGTTCGGCTGGATTCCCGGGGCCGTGCGGGCGCTCGATCCCGCCGACAAGACCCTGAAAATTCCGCACATGGGCTGGAACGAGCTGTTCTGGGTCGGCTACCGGGAGCACCCCGTGCTCAAGGACCTGGCCAACGGTCAGCACGCCTATTTCGTCCATTCCTATCAAATGCTGCCGGAAATCTCGGAACATCTGCTCGCCGTGACCGATTACGGCGGTCCGGTGACCGCCGCCGTGGGCCGCGACAATCTGGTCGGCACCCAGTTTCACCCTGAGAAAAGCCAGGCTGTGGGACTCAAGCTTATCGAAAACTTCTTAAAGTGGGCGCCATGA
- the hslV gene encoding ATP-dependent protease subunit HslV — MASDTPLWHGTTILCVRKGDDVVLAGDGQVSLGDTVIKANARKVRRLGDGNVIGGFAGATADAFTLFERLEAKLEQYPTQLTRACVELAKDWRTDRYLRRLEAMMAVADKEVSLVLTGTGDVLEPEDGLIGIGSGGNYALAAARALIDQDGLDARAIAEKAMGVAAGICVYTNSNLTIEAL; from the coding sequence ATGGCAAGCGACACCCCTCTTTGGCACGGCACCACCATCCTTTGCGTGCGCAAGGGGGACGACGTGGTTCTGGCCGGCGACGGCCAGGTGTCGCTCGGCGACACGGTCATCAAGGCCAACGCGCGCAAGGTCCGCCGGTTGGGCGACGGCAACGTGATCGGCGGCTTCGCCGGCGCCACGGCCGATGCCTTCACCCTGTTCGAGCGCCTGGAAGCCAAGCTCGAGCAATACCCCACGCAGCTGACCCGGGCCTGCGTCGAGCTCGCCAAGGACTGGCGCACGGACCGCTACCTCAGGCGGCTGGAGGCCATGATGGCCGTGGCCGACAAGGAGGTCTCGCTGGTCCTGACCGGCACCGGCGACGTGCTCGAGCCCGAGGACGGCCTGATCGGCATCGGCTCGGGCGGCAATTACGCGCTCGCCGCCGCCCGGGCGCTGATCGACCAGGACGGCCTGGACGCCCGCGCCATCGCCGAAAAGGCCATGGGCGTCGCCGCCGGCATCTGCGTCTACACCAATTCCAACCTGACCATCGAGGCCCTATGA
- a CDS encoding helix-turn-helix transcriptional regulator translates to MTPFGQKVRRLRKVHKITLKQFAQEMGVSSAYFSALEHGYRGRPGPGLVQQIAGYFNLGMEETDELKRMAALSHPRITVDTAGLNPKATELANLLAELIHELDEDTIDWIIAEIRGRRAARTRGGPTH, encoded by the coding sequence ATGACACCCTTCGGCCAGAAGGTGCGCCGCCTGCGCAAGGTGCACAAGATCACGCTGAAGCAGTTCGCCCAGGAAATGGGCGTGTCCTCGGCCTATTTCTCGGCGCTTGAACACGGCTACCGCGGCCGCCCCGGCCCGGGCCTGGTGCAGCAGATCGCGGGTTACTTCAATCTGGGCATGGAGGAAACGGACGAGCTCAAGCGCATGGCGGCGCTCTCCCATCCCCGCATCACCGTCGACACGGCGGGCCTCAACCCCAAGGCGACGGAACTGGCCAACCTGCTGGCCGAACTGATCCACGAACTGGACGAAGACACCATCGACTGGATCATCGCCGAAATCCGCGGCCGCCGCGCCGCGCGCACGCGGGGCGGGCCGACGCATTGA
- the hslU gene encoding ATP-dependent protease ATPase subunit HslU: MTEPAEQKTAPRSLDDTLGAGTSSFTPREIVSELDRHIIGQKDAKRAVAIALRNRWRRQQLDDDLREEVLPKNILMIGPTGVGKTEIARRLAKLAQAPFIKVEATKFTEVGYVGRDVEQIIRDLVETAIHMTRERLRKQVQSKAEARAEERVLDALVGDNASKETRETFRRKLRNNELNDREIEITVSDGAGMGMPTFDIPGMPGAQMGMLNLNDMLGKAFGQQQKPRRMTVEDSYVVLLAEEGDKLLDSDRVVKDAIHAVENNGIVFLDEIDKISQRSDVKGGDVSREGVQRDLLPLIEGTTVATKHGPVNTDHILFIASGAFHVSKPSDMLPELQGRLPIRVNLRALTKDDFKRILTETEASLLKQYVALMKTEDLDLVFTDDAVDAVAGLAVDINEGVENIGARRLHTVLEKLVEEISYTASDRSGETVTIDAAYVNEQVAPLAKNADLSKFIL; this comes from the coding sequence ATGACCGAGCCCGCCGAACAGAAAACCGCCCCCCGCAGCCTGGACGACACCCTGGGCGCCGGCACCTCGAGCTTCACCCCGCGCGAAATCGTCTCCGAACTGGACCGCCACATCATCGGCCAGAAGGACGCCAAGCGCGCGGTCGCCATCGCGCTGCGCAACCGCTGGCGGCGGCAGCAGTTGGACGACGACCTGCGCGAAGAGGTCCTGCCCAAGAACATCCTGATGATCGGGCCGACCGGCGTCGGCAAGACCGAGATCGCGCGCAGGCTGGCCAAGCTGGCCCAGGCGCCCTTCATCAAGGTCGAGGCGACCAAGTTCACGGAAGTCGGCTATGTCGGCCGCGATGTGGAGCAGATCATCCGCGACCTGGTCGAGACCGCCATCCACATGACCCGCGAGCGCCTGCGCAAGCAGGTTCAATCAAAGGCCGAGGCGCGGGCGGAGGAACGGGTGCTCGACGCCCTGGTCGGCGACAACGCCTCCAAGGAAACCCGCGAAACCTTCCGCCGCAAACTGCGCAACAACGAACTCAACGACCGCGAGATCGAGATCACCGTATCCGATGGTGCCGGCATGGGCATGCCGACCTTCGACATCCCCGGCATGCCGGGGGCGCAGATGGGCATGCTCAACCTGAACGACATGCTGGGCAAGGCCTTCGGCCAGCAGCAGAAGCCCCGGCGCATGACGGTCGAAGACAGCTACGTCGTGCTGTTGGCCGAGGAAGGCGACAAGCTGCTCGACAGCGACCGGGTGGTGAAGGACGCCATTCATGCGGTGGAAAACAACGGCATCGTGTTCCTGGATGAAATCGACAAGATCTCCCAACGATCCGACGTGAAGGGCGGCGACGTCAGCCGCGAGGGCGTGCAGCGCGACCTCTTGCCGCTGATCGAGGGCACCACCGTCGCGACCAAGCACGGCCCCGTCAACACGGACCACATCCTGTTCATCGCCTCGGGCGCGTTCCACGTGTCCAAGCCGTCGGACATGCTGCCGGAACTGCAAGGCCGCCTGCCCATCCGCGTCAACCTGCGCGCCCTCACCAAGGACGACTTCAAACGCATCCTGACGGAGACGGAGGCGTCCTTGCTGAAACAGTACGTCGCCCTGATGAAGACGGAAGACCTGGACCTGGTGTTCACCGACGACGCCGTCGACGCCGTCGCCGGCCTCGCCGTGGACATCAACGAGGGCGTCGAGAACATCGGCGCCCGGCGCCTGCACACGGTCCTGGAAAAGCTGGTCGAGGAGATCAGCTACACGGCCTCCGACCGCTCCGGCGAAACGGTGACCATCGACGCCGCCTATGTGAACGAGCAGGTCGCCCCGCTGGCGAAGAACGCGGATCTGTCGAAGTTCATCCTGTAA
- the hisF gene encoding imidazole glycerol phosphate synthase subunit HisF, with protein sequence MLKARVIPCLDVNEGRVVKGVNFVDLVDAGDPVEQARIYDAAGADELCFLDITASHENRDTIFDVVARTAEQCFMPLTVGGGVRTTEDIRKLLLAGADKVSINTAAVHNPDFVREASEKFGAQCIVVAVDAKRVDAVTREPAPDGTRFEIFTHGGRKATGIECISWAEKMADFGAGEILLTSMDRDGTKNGFDLALTRAVADAVPVPVIASGGVGTLDHLVDGITQGHASAVLAASIFHFGTYSIQQAKAHMLAAGAPVRMDETAA encoded by the coding sequence ATGCTCAAAGCCCGGGTCATTCCCTGTCTCGACGTCAACGAAGGCCGCGTCGTCAAGGGCGTCAACTTCGTCGACCTGGTCGACGCCGGCGACCCCGTGGAACAGGCCCGCATCTACGACGCCGCCGGGGCCGACGAACTCTGCTTTCTCGACATCACCGCCAGCCACGAAAACCGCGACACCATCTTCGACGTGGTGGCGCGCACCGCGGAACAATGCTTCATGCCGCTGACCGTGGGCGGCGGCGTGCGCACCACGGAGGATATCCGCAAGCTTTTGCTGGCCGGGGCCGACAAGGTCTCGATCAACACCGCCGCCGTGCACAACCCGGACTTCGTGCGCGAGGCCTCGGAAAAGTTCGGCGCGCAATGCATCGTCGTCGCCGTCGACGCCAAGCGGGTCGACGCCGTGACGCGGGAGCCCGCACCCGACGGCACCCGGTTCGAGATCTTCACCCACGGCGGGCGCAAGGCCACGGGCATCGAATGCATTTCCTGGGCGGAAAAGATGGCGGACTTCGGCGCGGGCGAAATCCTGCTGACCTCCATGGACCGGGACGGCACCAAGAACGGCTTCGACCTGGCCCTCACCCGGGCCGTCGCCGACGCGGTGCCCGTGCCGGTGATCGCGTCGGGCGGGGTCGGCACCCTCGACCATCTGGTCGACGGCATCACCCAGGGCCATGCCTCGGCCGTGCTCGCCGCCTCGATCTTTCACTTCGGCACCTATTCCATTCAACAGGCCAAGGCGCATATGCTGGCGGCCGGTGCCCCGGTGCGCATGGACGAAACCGCCGCCTGA
- the hisB gene encoding imidazoleglycerol-phosphate dehydratase HisB, producing the protein MRTASVERNTKETRIKVSVNLDGTGEYSVATGIGFLDHMLEQLSRHSLMDLTVEAQGDTHIDFHHTTEDTGIAIGEAVNKALGDRRGITRYGSALVPMDETLSRIAIDLSNRPYLIWRVDFSKPKLGDMDTELFKEWFQAFAQAAGATLHVENLYGENNHHIVESCYKGLARSLRDAATIDPRKADAVPSTKGTLGGSL; encoded by the coding sequence ATGCGCACGGCCAGCGTCGAACGCAACACCAAGGAAACGCGGATCAAGGTCAGCGTCAACCTGGACGGCACGGGGGAATATTCCGTGGCGACCGGGATCGGCTTCCTCGACCACATGCTGGAACAGCTGTCGCGCCATTCGCTCATGGACCTGACGGTCGAGGCCCAGGGCGACACCCATATCGATTTCCACCACACCACCGAGGACACGGGCATCGCCATCGGCGAAGCCGTGAACAAGGCGCTGGGCGACCGCCGCGGCATCACGCGCTACGGCTCGGCGCTGGTGCCCATGGACGAAACCCTGTCGCGCATCGCGATCGATCTTTCGAACCGGCCCTACCTGATCTGGCGGGTGGACTTTTCCAAGCCCAAGCTGGGCGACATGGACACGGAGCTGTTCAAGGAATGGTTCCAGGCCTTCGCGCAGGCGGCGGGGGCGACCCTGCACGTGGAAAACCTGTACGGCGAGAACAACCACCATATCGTCGAGTCCTGCTACAAGGGCCTGGCGCGGAGCCTGCGCGACGCCGCCACCATCGACCCGCGCAAGGCCGACGCCGTGCCCTCGACCAAGGGAACCCTGGGCGGCTCGCTCTAG
- a CDS encoding Smr/MutS family protein: protein MADKRAKGTDAASEDDALWARVTRDVKPLPVREARIDHPVPAPGEAPPPKARPAPRSYRTTALPEPPPLTPAAARELRHGAAPGLDRRTQTNMRRGKMAVEARLDLHGMTQSVAHVELIGFITRAYGQGKRCVLVITGKGTRDTGEIGVLRQAVPGWLNAPPLKGLIHAFDHAARPHGGQGALYILLKRNKGAQ, encoded by the coding sequence ATGGCGGACAAACGGGCTAAGGGCACGGACGCCGCCTCGGAAGACGACGCCCTGTGGGCGCGGGTCACCCGCGACGTCAAACCCCTTCCCGTCCGCGAAGCCCGCATCGATCATCCGGTCCCCGCCCCGGGCGAGGCCCCGCCGCCGAAGGCCCGGCCCGCGCCGCGCAGCTACCGCACGACCGCCCTTCCCGAACCGCCGCCGCTCACCCCCGCCGCCGCCCGCGAACTCCGCCATGGCGCCGCCCCCGGGCTCGACCGCCGCACCCAGACCAACATGCGGCGCGGCAAGATGGCGGTCGAGGCGCGCCTCGACCTGCACGGCATGACGCAATCGGTCGCCCATGTTGAGCTGATCGGTTTCATCACCCGCGCCTATGGTCAGGGCAAGCGCTGCGTGCTGGTCATCACCGGCAAGGGGACGCGCGACACGGGCGAAATCGGCGTCCTGCGCCAGGCCGTGCCCGGCTGGCTCAACGCGCCGCCGCTGAAAGGGCTGATCCACGCCTTTGATCACGCCGCCCGCCCGCACGGGGGCCAGGGCGCGCTTTACATTCTGCTCAAACGCAACAAGGGGGCCCAATGA
- the hisA gene encoding 1-(5-phosphoribosyl)-5-[(5-phosphoribosylamino)methylideneamino]imidazole-4-carboxamide isomerase — MIFFPAIDLKDGNCVRLYQGDMDRATVFSDDPAAQARAFQDAGCEWVHLVDLNGAFEGRPVNGGAVNGILDALDIPVQLGGGIRTMATIDDWLARGVKRVILGTVALTDPDLVKAACKAHPGRVAVGIDARDGLVAVEGWAEVSELTALDLAKRFEDAGVAAIIFTDIGRDGVMQGPNLRATLDLARAVSIPVIASGGVSSMADLEDLKAQGGGLLEGVISGRAVYDGKIDLPAAVKLLKDAA, encoded by the coding sequence ATGATCTTCTTCCCCGCCATTGACCTCAAGGACGGCAACTGCGTGCGCCTGTATCAGGGCGACATGGACCGGGCGACGGTGTTTTCCGACGATCCGGCGGCCCAGGCCCGCGCGTTCCAGGACGCCGGATGTGAATGGGTTCATTTGGTTGATCTTAATGGCGCATTCGAAGGCAGGCCGGTGAACGGTGGCGCGGTGAACGGCATTCTTGACGCCCTGGACATCCCCGTGCAGCTGGGCGGCGGCATCCGCACCATGGCGACGATCGACGATTGGCTGGCCCGCGGCGTGAAACGCGTGATCCTCGGCACCGTGGCGCTGACCGACCCGGATTTGGTCAAGGCCGCCTGCAAGGCCCATCCGGGCCGCGTCGCCGTCGGCATCGACGCGCGGGACGGTCTGGTCGCCGTCGAAGGCTGGGCGGAAGTCTCCGAACTGACGGCGCTGGACCTCGCCAAGCGGTTCGAGGACGCGGGCGTGGCCGCCATCATCTTCACCGACATCGGCCGCGACGGCGTCATGCAGGGCCCCAACCTGCGGGCGACGCTCGACCTTGCCCGCGCCGTCTCGATCCCGGTCATCGCGTCGGGCGGCGTGTCGTCCATGGCCGATCTGGAAGACCTGAAGGCCCAGGGCGGCGGCCTGCTGGAGGGCGTGATCTCGGGCCGCGCCGTCTACGACGGCAAGATCGACCTGCCCGCCGCCGTGAAACTTCTGAAGGACGCGGCCTGA
- a CDS encoding lactate utilization protein, which translates to MSGREQILGDLRAALTQSNDGARRAAVAQRLMAKARHVIPARGQDSGPAATDRFQAEAERVQATVARVTSLDDLPAAVADYLAAQNLPASVRMTPDPRLRAAPWDKTAITIAEGPAQGEDTAGVSHAFGAVAETGSLVFLSGPESPTTVNFLPPVHIAVLRASDISGCFEDIWSRLRADRQNAEGAGRFMPRTVNWITGPSRTADIELTLFLGIHGPKHLHIVIVDDGDDGGQTG; encoded by the coding sequence ATGAGCGGGCGCGAACAGATCCTGGGCGACCTGCGGGCGGCCCTCACCCAATCCAACGACGGGGCGCGCCGCGCCGCCGTCGCCCAGCGCCTGATGGCCAAGGCCCGCCATGTCATCCCGGCCCGGGGCCAGGATTCCGGCCCCGCCGCCACCGACCGCTTCCAGGCCGAGGCCGAACGGGTTCAGGCCACGGTCGCCCGCGTGACGTCCCTCGACGACCTGCCCGCCGCCGTCGCCGATTACCTGGCGGCGCAGAACCTGCCCGCTTCCGTGCGCATGACGCCGGACCCGCGCCTCCGGGCCGCCCCCTGGGACAAGACCGCGATCACCATCGCCGAAGGTCCGGCCCAGGGCGAGGACACGGCCGGCGTCAGCCACGCCTTCGGCGCCGTCGCGGAAACGGGATCGCTGGTGTTTCTCTCAGGCCCCGAAAGCCCGACCACGGTCAACTTCCTGCCGCCGGTGCATATCGCCGTGCTGCGCGCGTCCGACATTTCCGGCTGTTTCGAGGACATCTGGTCGCGCCTTCGCGCCGACCGCCAGAACGCCGAGGGGGCGGGCCGATTCATGCCGCGCACGGTCAACTGGATCACCGGCCCGTCGCGCACGGCGGATATCGAGCTCACCCTGTTCCTCGGTATCCATGGGCCCAAGCATCTGCACATCGTGATTGTGGACGATGGGGACGATGGCGGACAAACGGGCTAA
- a CDS encoding DUF2628 domain-containing protein: MRVFTVHLRRHGLDPDRDVRLVKEGFNWPAFLFSFLWALWHRMWWTALGLFVIITGAGLTVEVLLPDPMAGTAVMLALYAAVGFVANDLRRRHLAAQGFAESGPVCGRDRDDALYRFLDADPALARDLAAARA, translated from the coding sequence ATGCGCGTCTTCACCGTTCACCTTCGCCGCCACGGCCTGGACCCGGACCGGGACGTCCGTCTGGTCAAGGAGGGCTTCAACTGGCCGGCCTTCCTGTTCTCGTTCCTCTGGGCGTTGTGGCACCGCATGTGGTGGACGGCGCTCGGCCTGTTCGTGATCATCACGGGCGCCGGCCTGACGGTCGAGGTTCTGCTGCCTGATCCCATGGCCGGCACGGCGGTGATGCTGGCGCTATATGCCGCCGTCGGCTTCGTCGCCAACGACCTGCGCCGCCGCCATCTGGCGGCCCAGGGCTTCGCCGAAAGCGGCCCCGTCTGCGGCCGGGACCGGGACGACGCCCTCTACCGTTTCCTCGACGCCGATCCGGCGCTGGCCCGCGATCTCGCGGCGGCGCGGGCTTAA
- a CDS encoding histidine triad nucleotide-binding protein yields the protein MAYDENNIFARIIRGEIPCSTVYEDDHVLAFKDIQPQRRVHVLIIPKGHYVDMTDFSENASDAEILAYARAIKKVADKLGVTEDGYRLIANTGANGHQDVPHLHLHIVGGEPVGPMLKRP from the coding sequence ATGGCTTACGACGAGAACAACATCTTCGCGCGCATCATCCGGGGTGAAATCCCCTGTTCGACCGTCTACGAGGACGACCATGTCCTGGCCTTCAAGGACATCCAGCCGCAGCGCCGGGTCCATGTCCTGATCATTCCCAAGGGCCATTACGTGGACATGACGGATTTTTCCGAGAACGCCAGCGACGCGGAAATCCTCGCCTATGCCCGGGCCATCAAGAAGGTCGCCGACAAGCTGGGCGTGACCGAAGACGGCTACCGGCTGATCGCCAACACCGGCGCGAACGGCCATCAGGATGTGCCCCACCTGCATCTCCACATCGTCGGCGGCGAACCCGTCGGCCCGATGCTCAAGCGCCCCTGA
- a CDS encoding LutB/LldF family L-lactate oxidation iron-sulfur protein, which produces MESQTRRFKENAREAMADGQLAQALTRLGEGFPLRRAEAVDRLPEFDQLRDAAKAIKDHTLAHLDLYLEQYESRVKEAGGHVHWCRTGQDAREKILEICRSVGAKTVTKSKSMIGEEIAINDFLEENGVAPIETDLGEYIIQLRKEPPSHIIAPAVHLNKNQVEDTFRKAHTNLDPARNLDDPKSLLEEARNELREKFLGADVGLTGANFLIAETGTNVLVTNEGNADLTYSLPRVHIVIASLEKVIPTLEDTATVLRVLARSGTGQDITVYTTFCTGPKRPADLDGPDEYHVILLDNGRTELVGTEFQEMLRCIRCGSCLNHCPVYHAIGGHAYGWVYSGPMGAVLIPGLIGIHEAGDLPNASTLCGKCETVCPMRIPLPRMLRAWRERQFKRKGNSAAARWSLGLWAALAKRPTLYRAVTGPVMTALAILGRKRGRFTWLPLAGGWTGPRDLPAPQGDSFIAQYHKGPVGAVVGAAAARSKP; this is translated from the coding sequence ATGGAAAGCCAGACCCGCCGCTTCAAGGAAAACGCCCGCGAGGCCATGGCCGACGGCCAGCTGGCCCAGGCCCTGACCCGTCTGGGCGAAGGGTTTCCGCTGCGCCGGGCCGAGGCCGTCGACCGCCTGCCCGAATTCGATCAATTGCGCGACGCCGCCAAGGCGATCAAGGACCATACCCTGGCGCATCTCGATCTTTACCTGGAACAGTACGAATCCCGGGTCAAGGAAGCGGGCGGCCATGTTCATTGGTGCCGCACGGGCCAGGACGCGCGGGAAAAGATTCTCGAGATCTGCCGCAGCGTCGGCGCCAAGACGGTGACCAAATCGAAATCCATGATCGGCGAGGAAATCGCCATCAACGATTTCCTGGAAGAAAACGGCGTGGCGCCGATCGAAACAGACCTCGGCGAATACATCATCCAGCTGCGCAAGGAGCCGCCGTCGCACATCATCGCGCCCGCCGTGCACCTGAACAAAAACCAGGTCGAGGATACCTTCCGCAAGGCGCACACCAACCTGGACCCGGCGCGCAACCTGGACGACCCGAAATCCCTTCTGGAAGAAGCGCGCAACGAGCTGCGCGAAAAATTCCTGGGCGCCGACGTCGGCCTGACCGGGGCCAACTTCCTGATCGCCGAAACGGGGACCAACGTGCTGGTCACCAACGAAGGCAACGCGGACCTGACCTATTCCCTGCCCCGCGTGCACATCGTCATCGCCAGCCTGGAAAAGGTCATCCCGACGTTGGAGGACACGGCGACGGTGCTGCGCGTGCTGGCGCGCTCCGGCACGGGCCAGGACATCACCGTCTACACCACCTTCTGCACGGGGCCGAAGCGGCCGGCCGATCTCGACGGGCCCGACGAATACCACGTCATCCTTTTGGACAACGGGCGGACCGAGCTGGTCGGCACGGAGTTCCAGGAAATGCTCCGCTGCATCCGCTGCGGATCCTGCCTCAACCACTGCCCCGTCTATCACGCCATCGGCGGCCATGCCTACGGCTGGGTCTATTCCGGGCCCATGGGCGCGGTGCTGATTCCGGGCCTGATCGGCATCCACGAAGCGGGCGACCTGCCCAATGCCTCGACCCTGTGCGGCAAGTGCGAGACCGTCTGTCCCATGCGCATCCCCCTGCCCCGGATGCTGCGCGCCTGGCGCGAACGGCAGTTCAAGCGCAAGGGCAATTCGGCGGCGGCGCGCTGGTCGCTCGGGCTCTGGGCGGCGCTCGCCAAGCGGCCGACGCTCTACCGCGCCGTGACCGGGCCGGTGATGACGGCGCTGGCGATCCTGGGCCGCAAGCGCGGGCGCTTCACATGGCTGCCGCTGGCCGGCGGCTGGACCGGGCCCCGCGACCTGCCCGCCCCCCAGGGCGACAGCTTCATCGCGCAATATCACAAGGGCCCGGTCGGGGCCGTGGTCGGCGCCGCCGCGGCGCGGAGCAAGCCATGA
- a CDS encoding phosphoribosyl-ATP diphosphatase, translating to MAMTHILDALFATIESRKGGDPASSYTAKLFAGGTPLIARKIGEEAVETAVAALTEDKASVAKESADVLYHLLALWAQLGLDPADVWAELERRTGQSGIAEKASRPK from the coding sequence CTGGCCATGACCCATATCCTGGACGCCCTGTTCGCGACCATCGAAAGCCGGAAGGGCGGCGACCCGGCGTCGAGCTATACGGCCAAGCTGTTCGCCGGCGGCACGCCGCTGATCGCGCGTAAGATCGGCGAGGAAGCGGTCGAGACCGCCGTCGCCGCCCTGACCGAGGACAAGGCATCGGTGGCCAAGGAAAGTGCCGACGTGCTCTATCATCTGCTCGCCCTTTGGGCGCAGCTGGGTCTCGACCCCGCCGACGTCTGGGCCGAGTTGGAACGCCGAACGGGGCAGTCGGGGATCGCGGAAAAAGCAAGCCGCCCGAAGTAA